From the Nitrobacter hamburgensis X14 genome, one window contains:
- a CDS encoding IS3 family transposase (programmed frameshift), whose translation MKQKSGPGKVPAERVLKDIRRQTRRQYSAEEKIRIVLEGLRGEENISELCRREGIAASMYAASMYYGWSKEFLEAGKRRLAGDTARAATSGEVKDLRREATALKEVVADLTLENRLLKKSFERGWGGRGMRYPASEKAEIIELVEQSHLPAKRTLDKLGVPRATFYRWYDRYRAGGLEALADHRSRPDRVWNRIPDDVRGQIIGLALELPELSPRELAVRFTDERKYFVSEASVYRLLKAHDLITSPAYVVIKAANEFKDKTTAINQLWQTDFTYLKITGWGWYYLSTVLDDFSRYIVAWRLGPTMCASDVTATLDQALAASGLDHINGKQRPRLLSDNGSSYVADDLAKWLESKGMQHVRGAPYHPQTQGKIERWHQTLKNRILLENYYLPGDLERQVGAFVEHYNHDRYHESIDNLTPADVYFGRSETILAERQRIKRDTIANRRLQHRLQAA comes from the exons ATGAAACAGAAATCCGGGCCGGGCAAAGTGCCGGCAGAACGAGTGCTGAAGGACATCCGACGTCAGACCCGCCGGCAGTACTCGGCGGAAGAGAAGATCCGCATTGTGCTGGAGGGGCTGCGCGGCGAGGAGAACATCTCCGAGCTCTGTCGCCGCGAGGGCATCGCCGCCTCGATGTATGCCGCCTCGATGTATTACGGCTGGTCCAAGGAGTTTCTGGAGGCCGGCAAACGCCGGCTGGCGGGCGATACCGCGCGTGCTGCAACGTCCGGCGAGGTGAAGGATCTTCGTCGCGAGGCTACCGCCCTCAAGGAGGTCGTGGCCGACCTCACCCTGGAGAACCGTTTGCTCAAAAAAAGTT TTGAACGGGGATGGGGAGGACGAGGCATGAGGTATCCAGCGTCCGAGAAGGCCGAAATTATCGAGCTGGTCGAACAATCGCATCTACCGGCCAAGCGCACGCTGGACAAGCTCGGTGTCCCGCGGGCCACGTTTTATAGATGGTACGATCGCTACCGCGCGGGCGGCCTTGAGGCGTTGGCCGATCATCGGTCGAGGCCGGACCGGGTCTGGAATCGCATCCCCGACGATGTGCGGGGCCAGATCATTGGACTGGCGCTGGAGCTCCCCGAGCTGTCCCCGCGAGAACTGGCGGTGCGCTTTACCGATGAGCGAAAGTACTTTGTCTCCGAGGCTTCGGTCTATCGGCTGCTGAAGGCGCACGATCTCATCACCAGCCCGGCTTATGTGGTGATCAAGGCGGCGAACGAGTTCAAGGACAAGACCACCGCCATCAATCAGCTCTGGCAGACCGACTTCACCTATCTCAAGATCACCGGCTGGGGCTGGTACTATTTGTCGACCGTGCTGGACGACTTCTCGCGCTACATCGTGGCCTGGCGGCTCGGCCCCACCATGTGCGCTTCCGACGTCACGGCGACGCTGGACCAGGCGCTCGCGGCCTCGGGGCTGGACCACATCAATGGAAAGCAGCGGCCGCGGCTTCTCAGCGACAACGGATCGAGTTACGTGGCGGACGACCTGGCCAAGTGGCTCGAGAGCAAAGGCATGCAGCACGTGCGCGGCGCGCCGTATCATCCCCAGACCCAAGGCAAGATCGAGCGCTGGCATCAGACCTTGAAGAACCGCATCCTGCTCGAGAACTATTACCTGCCTGGCGATCTCGAGCGGCAGGTCGGCGCCTTCGTCGAGCACTACAATCACGACCGCTATCATGAAAGCATCGACAATCTGACCCCGGCTGACGTCTACTTCGGCAGGTCCGAGACCATCCTCGCAGAACGTCAGCGCATCAAACGCGATACCATCGCAAACCGTCGCTTGCAGCATCGACTGCAGGCCGCTTAA
- a CDS encoding phasin family protein translates to MGADGRHRNPKKAARAQRNKQAIVRSPKNNPRPSVATGSIESPLKLPDDSKQKAPIVENPVAALQDGFSQMMRDKYPRKGFDFSLATANMQAFQATLLEMAQANLQLTFEFGQRLGTIRLPIEFFAVIAEFTNRRMDTFQKYSNEMTAAYPFRAIDASRELTALAGG, encoded by the coding sequence ATGGGCGCTGACGGCAGACACCGAAACCCTAAAAAAGCCGCGCGGGCCCAACGGAACAAGCAGGCTATTGTTAGGAGCCCGAAAAACAACCCCCGGCCTTCTGTTGCCACAGGCTCGATTGAATCGCCTCTCAAACTTCCTGACGATTCAAAACAAAAGGCGCCCATCGTGGAGAATCCGGTGGCTGCCTTACAAGATGGCTTCAGTCAGATGATGCGAGATAAGTATCCAAGGAAAGGGTTTGACTTTTCTTTAGCGACGGCAAACATGCAGGCTTTCCAAGCGACGCTTCTGGAAATGGCACAAGCCAACCTGCAATTGACTTTTGAATTCGGCCAGAGGCTTGGGACGATCAGGTTGCCAATCGAATTTTTCGCCGTCATTGCCGAATTTACAAACAGACGGATGGACACGTTCCAGAAGTATTCAAACGAAATGACTGCTGCATATCCGTTCCGGGCGATCGACGCTTCCCGGGAGCTCACAGCTTTGGCGGGAGGATGA